ACATAATTTGGTTGACATTGGAGTAGAGTTTCTAAGCAATGTTATGGTGGCGCATGATGACTTCATTATCTGGCATAAAAGAGAAGAGGTAGGGAATTTTTGAAGCAGCAACAGCGCACTGCTGCTTTTCAGCTTGCTCCTCCTCATCCAAAATAAATAGGTTATCTTTTTCAAACCCCGAACCCACAGGGTGAGACTTGTATTACTCTTCTGAAGAGATGAATCTCTGTTGGCAGCTCAAGAATCAGTGATGTTATCAAGTATAACAAACAGCAAGATGAAATCATTCTGAGTTACATAGGATTAGGTACAGATTTGTTCGGGTTCAGTACTTCATATCCAATATTCTAAAACCAGTAGTAGCTGAATTTGCACCCAAAAGCCACATGCAACTACAAATCCAGCACCATTTGCGATACTGTCAGTGAAAGTATAGAATAAATTGTAAATCCTCAAGCAGATTGAGGCATTGTTAGCAAGTATCAGATTTTCCTAATGTTTTACATAGAGGCCCTCGACAATCTGTAGTCAATCACTAAAACTGGATTACCATCCAATGATTTTTAGCTCATGATCATATCAAAGCATAGGCAAATTTTCAATTGTAGATAACATAGTAAAATTAAGAGTAAGAGAATGAAAAGCCATGTAGTTGGCACTTGGATTACCGAGTTAACTAATTTGCCCAGTAACCTCATTTTGAcatttcttttactttatttcttgAGTTGAAAGCTATTGTGTCGGCAACtggaataagaaagaaaaaaggttACACAAAATACTTTATCAAAAGTAAGACATGGAAACATGTGCATACAGAATAATAAAGTACGGAAAGAACAGAAAACCTACAGGATCATCTTATGTCGAAAACATCAGCCCGCTGCCTTTTGAATGATTTAATCATAAACAATGTTACATGTAGAATGATCATCATCGCTTATTGGCGCAGGTGGTCGAATCAGCAGCTTTACGCAGTTCGAACTTTTAGCTTTCAATAAAGCAACATAAAGTTGATCATGCAAAAATACAGGTTCCCACAAATAAATTCCTACAAAATCTAATGTCTGATCATGTGCTTTATTTATAGTCATAGCAAAGCACAATCTTATTGGAAATTGTATTCTCTTAAATGGAACGAGCATTTTTTCATCCCGTGATGATAATAACAGTATTCTCGGTATAGATACATGCGTATTTTTGAAGTTACCTGTTGAAATCTTAACACTTATCACATGGGTTTTAAAATCACAGCAGGTCAGTCGTGTGCCATTACATAAACCTTCATATGAATTTAAGTTACGCAGTAACATAATCGGGCAATTCTCTTTCAAAGATAATTTATAAGGATGCAAGCTTGGAGGATTTAAACTGTGTAATAAATCTTCAAATTGTGTTTGATTATTTAATTCAGTGGTCTCATCAATACCGATAAATGTTCTTAGTATTCCTGGAAATTGGTCAATAAGCATGTCATTGATTTCATTGACAAAATCATTTTTTGTAGTCAAAATTACACGAGAATTTGTACAAAATGTGTTGGAGTTGAACGAATTCAAATTTGGATATGTCACTGTGAATAGCTTATCTAAAGATTCTCTTTCAGTTGTGAAAGGGATAACCAAAGAATCATAAAATTTAATCTTGTTTGTTGAGCTAGCTTGTTCTTGTCCATTTCCAATTCTCATTAAATAATCACAAAATGGAGGATCTATTTTTGCTCTCATATTCTCAGACAATTTTAATTTTTCAAGTTCATACCAAATTCTATAATATAACAAACTTTCATTAATGAAATCTTCTTTCTTTCCATTTCGCACAACAGGAAGAGTTTGTCTAAAGTCACCTCCTAAGACAACGACTTTCCCACCAAATAAAACATTTGTATTCATGAGATCttttaaaagcaaatcaaaaactTCTAGCATTCTTTTATTTTCTATAGATACTTCATCTCATACAATCAATTTTGCATCTCGTATTAAACCTGCTAGTGCACTTTGTTTGCTAATGTTACAACTGAAATGTTCATCAATATAAATAGGAATTTTAAAGCGTGAGTGTGTAGTACGTCCACCCGGGAAAATAGAAGCAACAATACCTGAAGTAGCTGTTGCCAAGGCTATATATCCCATAGATCGTACAGTTGCTAATAAAACACGGTATAAAAAAGTTTTTCCAGTCCCTCCTGGACTATCGACAAAGAAAGCACCTACTTTATTCGAAAATATTCTATCAGTAATCACATTATATGTTGTCAGTTGTTTCTTGTTTAATCTCATATGTAATAACACGTCTTCTTCACTTATAGTAATAGATTTTTAAAAATGAACTTCTTTTGCTTCTTTTGCTGTTGTTGAAGGCCAGATAGTTTCTGGGATGAGTTCATACTCATTCACATCGTGGCCCATCGAATGTAAAATATCGTTGATATGATTCAAAGCTTGGTATcgtatttcttttctttcattagttTGCAGTACTTTATAGTCTTCAGTCATCAATTCTTCAAATTACTCCCATAATTGTCTTGGATTAGTAGGATTACAATAGACcaataatttagcaaataaacgcCTTAAGCTGTATGATAGTTGATAACTTGCTGCTTCAGACATGCATTCTTCCAAACTATTATCACAATGTAACAATCCTCTTTTCTCCGCGGACTCTCTGAAAGTACTCCAAGATTCTCCGTTTACTGTCAAAAGATCATTATATGATTTCGGTCCACGCACATGCATTAGTAGTAATCTGAGATAATACTGTTCACCTTCTGTTGGATGACACATTACGATTCGACTAATAGCAGAGCGTTGTTTTCGAAGTGCCCAGAATTTGTCACTGGAGGACCATACAAAGTATTCAGGGAATTCCTTGTACAGTAAATTTAGCTCTATAACATCTTCATCAGTTTGGTTCATATAGAAGAATTCTGTTAACATCGTTTTTTTAATTATCGGATTGTTCACGATTGTATTTATATCAACATTATTCTTGAAGGAAACAAATTGTTGGCCTTCAAGATGTAGCTGAAGACGATAAACGCTTAGAGACATTTCACTAATCGAAAAACCAAAGAGACGCCATAAGGCTTCTGGAGGTGATACCCATCTGGCAGTCCGGTATTCTTTTACTTCATCTATCTCTATGTAAGCATCAttattgtcatgacccgaaatttccaccctcgggagtcgtgatggtgcctacttgtagaagctaggcaagccacaaatCCTAAATCCCTAACTCCTTTACTTTTAATCCTTTTTATTGAGCATAACATCAAGCgttaaatattaaaataacagCGGAAATATGGAATTAAAGTGaaagatttaaattaaataagatgaacaataatgcggaaatcaacatatgcctctacccaagaactggtgtcacatcactcacgaactactaagagtactaaatacaaccgtttgaaagaaatataacactgtttgtctcgaatacatgagataacagaatggaatataagatagaggagacgtcgggcttgcggacgcctgcaaggctacctcggtatctcggtggactgaaggctggctctcGCACTACTGATGTTGTCAAATACCTGGATCTTTGCAAAAGAGCATagaatgtagtatcagcacaaccgaccccatgtgctggtaagtgcctagcctaacctcggtgaagtagtgacgaggctaggaccaggctaccaaataacctgtgcagttcaaatatatatacatgtacaacggaaaagaaatataggaaataacCAGTTAgtgtgggaaggggaaacatgttggCGGAGGTAATagttccaaatagaaaacctCGATAAAAGGGGGAAGAAACAAAGCCAGAATGTCAAGAataatcagaaatcaacaatttgtacggcatcacccttcgtgcttttactctcatcctcacacaaacaatatcaataataaaaatgtgcacgacatcacccttcgtgcttttagtctcattctcaccaaatcaatcgtatcataataatgtgcacggcatcacccttcgtgcttttactctctttcctcaccatatagtcaatgaatatcggtacgggatggtacatcgtacggcacgacatcacccttcgtgctttacgctctttactcacaatagcaaacaattcacggcatcacccttcgtgctttaacactcttcctcacccaaacaacaatcacaaacaaaggggcaagagAATAGACAAATAATagtagaaatcccggcaagggaatacaattaaacagcaaaatcccggcaagggaacaatatcaataaatctcaacattCCGGCACGGGatataatcaacaaagcaacaaacatcccggcaagggagataatcaacaaagcaacaaacatcccggcaagggaacaattcaataactctttctctttctttcacttattactttataactcactttaccacttgagtcaatgctccaaagggtttaattatctcatatactttcacaattcgtattataactcgagccaatgctcctcgaagttcaaagatcacaatttctttcacatgctttttacaatatatagaaatcatcattaaggcatgaaagatacaacaagatCAGAATATctgcaatataaagactcacagtcatgctagacaccaacgtatatatactcgtcaccatgcctatacgtcatactcgacaattagcacgtagcaaataggactcaactcctaatccctcaagctaagtttagaccaaacacttacctcgaagctttaaacaccactcaagcctcaattataactttacccccttgattccaccaccaatccgctcgaatctagtcacaagttacttaattacatcaataagtactaaatgaatcaaccctaatgcatgaaaatgagttttctcaaagttttactcaaaaagtcaaaatcacccgggcccacgtggtcgaaacccgaggttcggaccaaaacctaattacccattcccccacgaatccaaatatataatttgttttgaaatcggacctcaaattgaggtctaaatccccaatttttggaaaacctaggttctacccaaaacacccaatttcccccatgaaaatcattgattttaagttgaaatcatgttaaaagatgttaatgattgaagaaaactagttaaaaatgacttacaattgatttggagaagaaaggttgtttgaaaaatcgccacttatgtttttggggttttgaaaagtgaaaaataactgaaaatcccgtctatttatactcCTCTCAAACCCTCAccgtggaccgcataaaaaggactgcggccgcggagctccaccgcggaccgcattaaacagactgcggccgcacaggcttcaCTGAAGACCTAcagttcagcaccctgtgcggaccgcacaaaggcgactgtggccgcacagcctccaccgcgccccgcacaaaggcgaccgcgacCGCGCTGGCCCCTCTGCGGTGACACGCGATTtgtcgcggaccgcactaaagggttcagaggcctgcaacttcctgaacctgcaacatctgactttctaagcctaaggcatctcGGAACCTACTCGAACTTACTCGAGCtctcgaaactccaacccaagtatacacacgacctcaaaaatatcctacggacatattcgtgtaatcaaattaccaaaataacatcacgagcatcgaattaaacttcgagatcaatgaaatttctcaaaactcttttaaacatcacatttctcaattaaggttcggatcgcgtcaaacgacgtccgtttttaaccaaatttcacatgaatgactcaagtcatatataagacatgtatcgggcaccggaaccaaaatacgggcccgataccaactcgttctaatcaaatttcatttcaatttccttagacattttcagaaaaacaatttccttaaaaaaattcacttctcgggctagggacctcggattccgattccgggcatatgcccaagtcccatatttttctacggacccttcaggaccatcaaatcacgggtccggatccgtttatccaagatgttgaccgaagtcaaatttattcattttaacatcaaaacttagcatttttcacaaaatttcatatttaagctttccggctacgcgcccggactgtgcacacaaatcgaggcgactctaaatgaggttttcaaggcctcgaaagcacataatgggtaagaaaataggtgatgaccctttgggtcgtcacaattaTTTTGCACACTGAATGCAATTTTGTCATGTCATTTACAAATATACTTATAAAGATATTTCACGACTTTGATGTCAGAGCAAACTTCAACATTTATATGACAATTATATTTTCCAAGTAAATATGGATTGTATGGAACAACCCAAGAGTTATCTAAATCTTGCCCTCTCACATACACAACTTCTCCTGTGTTTCGTCTTCTGTATATAGGATATGAATCATTTCCTTTTGATGTTTGATCGGCAAAATTTTGCGAGTATTTGAATTTGCAGCAACCTTTTATCATACAACAATTTGTCGGGTTTAAACTACCGCAAGGGCCGTGCATCATATGCTTAAGAACAAGTTTGCGCAAATTTGGTTCTCTATTACTATATGGCAATTCTGCTTCAATTATATCATCATATGCCTCAGTTGTCAACAGTTTGTGCTCATTACTTAATATAATAAGAAATTGAGCATGGGGTAAGCATCATTTCTGAAATTCCACAGTATACATAAAAGCAGCaacttttccaaaaatatttcGTTTTAATATATCTGTTTTCAGCTCTTCTATTTTGGCCTGAAACACTCGACTAATCAAATCAGGTCTATTTTGTGCCTCATCACTTGATGATAAATGTTCTTCTATTTCCATCCAAGATGGGTTACATGTCATAGTTATAAATAAATCAGGTTTCCCAAAACGTTGTACCAACGCAATAGCATCCATGTAACGCTGACGCATATCTCTAGGGCCACCTATAAAGGAATTTTGTAGAAATGTTTGTTTTCCAACGTTGGAAGCATCCCTTTCACCAAGTCGTAATACATCAAGAAGTCCGTGTAGTACACTCATTCTAAACAAATCTTGATTGAATGAAACAAAATCCAATCTTTGTGTCTCCAATTTTATATACTCATCAACTGAATATTGCTGAAATAATCTCCGTGTATGTAAAatttcatcttcatcatcatttctcatttggAGCTTATAACAATAGTATTCACGAACTGAAACAACATCTCTTTTGCGTTTTCCTTGTTCAAGATTTTGAGCTTCCATATCAAGATATCCATCAACAgagcaattttttttatatttggcaATTGTTCAAATTCAAATAACGTACGATTTGTACGAATATTTTCTGGGTCGCGAAACTTTTTAATACCATAATGCCATCCGCCTTGGCCAAATGAAAATAACAACGGGTACTGTAAAGGATCATAACATCCAAAATAATAGTACTTTATGTGTGTTATCGCTATGAGTATAAATCTGAACATGTGGTGCATGAGTAGCACCACTATCATTCTCATCAACCCATATTGCTGCAATCTCAATTGTAGTAGGCAAATTATATACTCGTTAATCCAATCCAGCATCACAACTCAATGCAATATGAAAGTTTTGCAAGTTTGGAATGGCTGTTAAAGATCGCAGAAAAATTGAGTATGGATTATCTTTTAGTATGTCCATCAGTTCTTTCACTATTAATTCATTTATTTTGTCGAAACAAGCCATTCTATTTCCAATCTCGTTGTCATTATCATAAAAGTACAGTTGTAAGTTTCTCGGCCTTCTTTTTTTAGGATATAAATCATCTATAAAGTGATACATTTGTCCCTGaactctaaatgtatatataccACGATTTTTCTTGGCTAAATCTTTGTTATAAGTAGCACCAAGTGAGGTAAAAGCAAACAGATTGTTATATGTTCTAATGTATGTCTGAAAGTGCTTGGATTTTGCACAAGTTTCTGTATATAAATTTCTCAGTCTAGGTGGCATTCTCTCAGAAGTTAACTTAACCGAACCACGGAGAACAGCAAAATCCAGGTGATtcgttttgaaatttttttgcGAAGCACAATTTACAGTTTGGAACTTTTTTTAACGGCAAATAATCAGGGCATAATCGCATAATATTAGTCATATTTCTCTTATTCTTTACGTGAACTGCATATATCAAACAACCTTAAGgaatagaaaagaagaaaacaaggaaTAATAGAGTTAAAGTGTTTTGTTGATACTAACCCTCGAGCAGAACTGTTTCAGTAGTTGGAGAACTTGATTTACCTGAAGTACTTGatgtcgaacgtagttcaagatAGTTGCCAATTAAATGTTTGCGCATagtaaatgaagaaaaataaatgGTCATAACAGATTTATAGGCTTacccttttcaaaaatagaaatatGATGAATCATATTTTACCCTTTGTCAAGCACATTTAGTGGCATAAAAACCTCATGATCAGTTACAACTGCAATAAAATATAATTTGTAAACATAGAGATTGCAGGAGAGTAACCACTGCGCATACGCACTCATACAGAAGATacattgtgacgacccggccagtcgtctcatgagttaccgctctattttccccatttcagcttctttacacttcgttatccgtgttttatgggatcgagatgattagttcaagttcggagaggatttggtaagaaatgagacacttagtctcttttaagaaggcttaagttggaaaagtcaaccggatattgacttatgtgttagagggttcggatgtgagttctaatggttcggttagcttcgtgaggtgatttgtgacttaggagagtgatcggaagtggttttggaggtacggtgtagaattagccttgaattggcgaagttagtattttggcgaattccggctgataggtgagattttgatccgagggtcagaatggaattccgagagtttttgtagcttcgttatgtcattttggacttgtctacaaattttgaggtcattcggacgtggtttggttgggtttttgatcaaaaatggaatttggaagttcttgagattcataggcttgaattcaatgtgatttgatgattttggtgttagtcgaggtgtttttataattggaacgaggttgaataatgtttaggatgcgttggtgcttttggttgaggtcccgggggcctcgggtgtgtttcgggtgagttttgagcgag
Above is a window of Nicotiana tabacum cultivar K326 chromosome 8, ASM71507v2, whole genome shotgun sequence DNA encoding:
- the LOC142163079 gene encoding uncharacterized protein LOC142163079, which codes for MLEVFDLLLKDLMNTNVLFGGKVVVLGGDFRQTLPVVRNGKKEDFINESLLYYRIWYELEKLKLSENMRAKIDPPFCDYLMRIGNGQEQASSTNKIKFYDSLVIPFTTERESLDKLFTVTYPNLNSFNSNTFCTNSRVILTTKNDFVNEINDMLIDQFPGILRTFIGIDETTELNNQTQFEDLLHSLNPPSLHPYKLSLKENCPIMLLRNLNSYEGLCNGTRLTCCDFKTHVISVKISTGNFKNTHVSIPRILLLSSRDEKMLVPFKRIQFPIRLCFAMTINKAHDQTLDFVGIYLWEPVFLHDQLYVALLKAKSSNCVKLLIRPPAPISDDDHSTCNIVYD
- the LOC142163080 gene encoding uncharacterized protein LOC142163080, whose translation is MSLSVYRLQLHLEGQQFVSFKNNVDINTIVNNPIIKKTMLTEFFYMNQTDEDVIELNLLYKEFPEYFVWSSSDKFWALRKQRSAISRIVMCHPTEGEQYYLRLLLMHVRGPKSYNDLLTVNGESWSTFRESAEKRGLLHCDNSLEECMSEAASYQLSYSLRRLFAKLLVYCNPTNPRQLWE